In one window of Frigoriglobus tundricola DNA:
- a CDS encoding DUF4058 family protein produces the protein MPIHDWTRVSAGTWHDFHLTWIAELRNALNDGRMPPDYYAQAEQIVGPLGPDVLALQESAPHPPQLNGALGLHPVGSDAGGIAVAMAPPHVRYTAEADMDDYVLKRRTIVIRHNSGDRIVALVEIVSPGNKSGQNAFDSFVEKAQEALYRGYHLLVIDLFPPGPRDPGGIHAAIWSALSEDVFRLTPDEPLALLAYSAGARKKAYIEPTAVGRALIDMPLFLTPDVYVNAPLEETYRAAYRGVPRKWKAVLEAPSA, from the coding sequence ATGCCGATCCACGACTGGACCCGTGTTTCCGCCGGCACCTGGCACGATTTTCATCTGACCTGGATCGCGGAGCTTCGGAACGCTCTGAACGACGGCCGGATGCCGCCGGATTACTACGCCCAGGCCGAGCAGATCGTCGGCCCGCTCGGGCCGGACGTTCTTGCCCTCCAGGAGTCCGCGCCTCATCCGCCGCAATTGAACGGCGCGCTCGGCTTGCACCCGGTCGGGAGCGACGCCGGTGGCATCGCGGTGGCGATGGCCCCGCCGCACGTGCGGTACACCGCTGAGGCTGACATGGACGACTACGTTCTGAAACGTCGTACAATCGTGATCCGGCACAATAGCGGGGACCGGATCGTCGCTCTCGTGGAGATCGTTTCGCCCGGCAACAAATCGGGTCAGAACGCATTCGATTCGTTCGTCGAGAAGGCCCAGGAGGCGCTTTACCGGGGCTACCACCTGCTCGTCATCGACCTGTTTCCGCCCGGCCCGCGCGACCCGGGCGGCATCCACGCCGCCATCTGGAGCGCCCTCAGTGAGGACGTGTTCCGGTTGACGCCGGACGAGCCACTCGCGCTTCTCGCGTACTCGGCCGGAGCGCGAAAAAAGGCGTACATCGAGCCGACCGCGGTCGGCCGCGCGCTGATCGACATGCCGCTGTTCCTCACGCCCGACGTGTACGTGAACGCCCCACTGGAAGAGACGTATCGGGCCGCGTACCGCGGCGTCCCGCGCAAGTGGAAAGCCGTACTCGAAGCCCCGTCGGCTTGA
- a CDS encoding serine hydrolase, with the protein MRPFAILFALLFVPAPLRAAEFDPKALDEVVEKALKEFHAPGAAVVVVRDGEVIYLKGFGAREKGKPEPVTPDTVFPIASCSKAFTATAVAMLADEGKLKWDDKVRDHLDSFRLSDELADREVTLRDLLCHRTGMPRHDMLWAGLSADSGDVIRRWGRARPSTSFRSTWEYANVPFTTAGVIAGKIDKSDWASVIKARIFKPLGMDHSSGTGKEGRAGPDHATPHYYGLDKTVAAIKWDEIDHAGGAGCVNSTARDMGAWLQFQLAGGKFDGKRLLTERSLKETHTSQMLVKPEGPFLVYFPTKATRFTSYGLGWFVHDYRGANCVSHGGTLTGFRAQCMLVPEKKIGVFVLCNLRPSYVCEAVCKTALDGLLDLPAEDWVGFYKSQLSVLDFTVAAGQKKRETSRKTGTKPSLALSGYAGGYEESAYGRAEVAAEGESLSIRWGNFTFRLEHYHYDTFTATAVEPKDEVVSFDRSTFDVQFRLGTNGEVESMKFLDQEFRRAKK; encoded by the coding sequence ATGCGCCCGTTCGCGATCCTCTTCGCGCTGCTGTTCGTACCCGCCCCACTGCGCGCCGCGGAGTTCGACCCGAAGGCGCTCGACGAAGTCGTCGAAAAGGCCCTCAAGGAGTTCCACGCGCCCGGTGCGGCGGTCGTCGTCGTGAGGGACGGCGAGGTGATCTACCTGAAGGGGTTCGGGGCGCGCGAGAAGGGCAAGCCGGAACCGGTCACGCCGGACACCGTGTTCCCGATCGCGTCCTGCTCCAAGGCGTTCACGGCCACCGCCGTCGCCATGCTCGCCGACGAGGGCAAGCTGAAGTGGGACGACAAGGTGCGCGACCACCTCGACTCCTTCCGGCTCTCGGACGAACTGGCCGACCGCGAGGTCACCCTCCGCGACCTGCTCTGCCACCGCACCGGGATGCCGCGGCACGACATGCTCTGGGCCGGGCTGTCCGCCGACAGCGGGGACGTCATCCGCCGGTGGGGCCGGGCCAGGCCGTCAACGTCGTTCCGCAGCACCTGGGAGTACGCGAACGTACCATTCACAACGGCCGGTGTGATCGCGGGGAAGATCGACAAGTCGGACTGGGCGAGCGTCATCAAGGCACGCATCTTCAAGCCGCTCGGGATGGACCACAGTAGCGGCACAGGGAAGGAGGGCCGCGCCGGTCCCGACCACGCGACGCCCCATTACTATGGCCTGGACAAGACCGTTGCGGCGATCAAGTGGGACGAGATCGACCACGCCGGCGGCGCCGGCTGCGTGAACAGCACCGCCCGCGACATGGGCGCGTGGCTCCAGTTCCAACTGGCCGGCGGCAAGTTCGACGGCAAGCGCCTCCTGACCGAGCGGTCGCTGAAAGAGACACACACGTCGCAAATGCTCGTGAAGCCGGAAGGACCGTTCCTCGTTTACTTCCCGACGAAAGCGACCCGCTTCACCAGTTACGGCCTGGGCTGGTTCGTCCACGACTACCGCGGCGCGAACTGCGTGTCGCACGGCGGCACGCTCACGGGCTTCCGCGCGCAGTGCATGTTGGTGCCCGAAAAGAAGATCGGCGTGTTCGTGCTGTGCAACCTGCGGCCGTCATACGTGTGCGAGGCCGTGTGCAAGACCGCGCTCGACGGGTTGCTCGATCTGCCCGCGGAGGACTGGGTCGGGTTCTACAAATCGCAACTGTCGGTCCTCGATTTCACCGTCGCGGCCGGGCAAAAGAAGCGGGAAACGAGCCGCAAGACGGGCACGAAACCGAGTCTGGCGCTATCGGGCTACGCGGGCGGCTACGAGGAGTCGGCCTACGGTCGCGCCGAGGTCGCGGCCGAGGGCGAGTCCCTCTCGATCCGGTGGGGGAATTTCACCTTCCGGCTGGAACACTACCACTATGACACGTTCACCGCGACCGCGGTCGAGCCGAAAGACGAGGTCGTGTCGTTCGACCGCAGCACGTTCGACGTTCAGTTCCGTCTCGGCACAAACGGTGAGGTGGAGAGCATGAAGTTCCTGGATCAGGAGTTCCGCCGCGCGAAGAAGTGA
- a CDS encoding DUF1501 domain-containing protein, with product MTLLSTLIRRDFLKVGAGTAVGLAIPRPGTARTPTAGGPEGKAKSVILVNLTGGPSHIDSLDMKPDAPAEVRGEFRPIATAVPGVRICEHLPQLSVRMKRWALVRSLSHGENGHLPGTHRLLTGATMPNQRGTDLDNVLSRRDWPCYGAALNALRPRRDGIPNGVTLPHALIEGPLTWPGQHGGFLGPGHDPMLVTQDPNSATFRMDDFSLPSGTDPARVEQRRDLLERLGSGGAGDPAFREHQRHAFELLASGRVAGAFQLDREPVKVRDRYGRNPFGQSLLLARRLVQAGVPIVQANMGIVQSWDTHVDNWGRLKTRLLPWLDQALAALADELEAVGLWDQTFVAVLGEFGRTPKVSTLPGETIPGRDHWAHVYSGLFAGGGVVGGRVIGKSDKGGAVPVSTSYTPFDVGATIYQAFGVDPETEIRDAQNRPSRVCSGTPMDVLFRNT from the coding sequence ATGACTCTCCTCTCCACCTTGATCCGTCGCGACTTCCTGAAGGTCGGGGCCGGCACCGCAGTCGGACTCGCGATCCCGCGCCCCGGCACGGCCCGCACGCCGACCGCGGGCGGCCCGGAGGGGAAGGCGAAGTCCGTCATCCTCGTCAACCTGACCGGCGGGCCGAGCCACATCGATTCCCTGGACATGAAGCCGGACGCGCCGGCGGAGGTCCGCGGGGAGTTCCGGCCGATTGCGACCGCCGTACCCGGTGTCCGGATTTGCGAACACCTCCCGCAACTCTCGGTGCGCATGAAGCGCTGGGCGCTCGTCCGGTCGCTGTCGCACGGGGAGAACGGCCACCTGCCCGGCACGCACCGGTTGCTCACCGGCGCGACCATGCCGAACCAGCGCGGTACCGACCTGGACAACGTGCTGTCGCGGCGCGACTGGCCGTGCTACGGCGCCGCGCTGAACGCCCTGCGCCCGCGGCGCGACGGCATCCCGAACGGCGTCACGCTGCCGCACGCCCTGATCGAAGGTCCGCTCACCTGGCCCGGCCAACACGGCGGGTTCCTCGGGCCGGGCCACGACCCGATGCTCGTCACGCAAGATCCGAACTCCGCCACCTTCCGCATGGACGACTTCTCGCTCCCATCCGGCACCGACCCGGCGCGCGTGGAGCAGCGGCGCGACCTTCTGGAGCGCTTGGGGTCCGGTGGCGCGGGTGACCCCGCGTTCCGCGAACACCAGCGACACGCGTTCGAGTTGCTGGCGTCGGGCCGCGTGGCCGGGGCGTTCCAACTGGACCGCGAACCGGTGAAGGTGCGCGACCGTTACGGCCGCAACCCGTTCGGGCAGTCGTTGCTCCTGGCCCGGCGACTGGTTCAGGCCGGGGTCCCGATCGTGCAGGCGAATATGGGGATCGTGCAGAGCTGGGACACGCACGTCGACAACTGGGGGCGGCTGAAAACCCGGCTGCTGCCGTGGCTCGATCAGGCGCTCGCGGCGCTCGCCGACGAACTCGAAGCCGTGGGGCTCTGGGACCAGACGTTCGTCGCGGTCCTCGGCGAGTTCGGGCGCACGCCGAAGGTGTCCACCCTACCGGGCGAGACGATCCCCGGGCGCGACCACTGGGCACACGTGTATTCCGGATTGTTTGCCGGCGGCGGAGTGGTCGGCGGAAGGGTTATCGGGAAGTCGGACAAGGGCGGAGCGGTTCCGGTGAGCACGTCGTACACCCCGTTCGACGTGGGGGCGACGATCTACCAGGCCTTCGGCGTCGATCCCGAGACCGAGATCCGCGACGCCCAGAACCGCCCGTCGCGCGTCTGCTCCGGCACCCCGATGGACGTCCTCTTCCGGAACACCTGA
- a CDS encoding DUF1501 domain-containing protein — protein MHSPSRRGFVQSAVAGSLLMPGILSELLAADAADPLAPRKPHHPAKAKAVIFLFMSGGVSHVDSFDPKPKLTENHGKTVTLDHPETRNRPGYEKLFLKKPNWTFRPRGKSGIETSDLFPHLAKQIDDVALVRSMHTSHSNHYNATLGMHTGSFAFARPSIGSWLSYGLGTSNRNLPSFLVLAPQMPYAGTQVWAADFLPGAHQGTRVVPGAEPVANLKRRVPTEKRQELELDALKALNEVHQAERADDPKLAARIKSFETAAGMQSEMPAALDLSKETDETLALYGLKRGQQDGFGWQCLVARRLVERGVRFVELIHTGSSGNWDSHGNMADHGRLAAQVDQPMAGLIQDLKRVGLFDDVLVVWTTEFGRTPFNNTADNPGREHHNWAFSSWLAGAGVKRGIAYGTTDEHGIKTAEKPVHVHDFHATILHLMGLDHEKLTYRHAGRDYRLTDVSGEVVTGVLS, from the coding sequence ATGCACTCCCCCTCTCGTCGCGGGTTCGTTCAGTCGGCCGTGGCCGGTTCGCTGCTCATGCCCGGCATCCTCAGCGAACTCCTCGCCGCCGACGCCGCCGACCCGCTCGCGCCCAGGAAGCCGCACCACCCGGCCAAGGCGAAGGCGGTCATCTTCCTGTTCATGAGCGGTGGCGTGTCGCACGTCGATTCGTTCGACCCGAAGCCGAAGCTCACCGAGAACCACGGCAAGACGGTCACGCTCGACCACCCCGAGACCCGCAACCGGCCCGGGTACGAAAAGCTCTTTCTCAAGAAGCCCAACTGGACGTTCCGCCCGCGCGGCAAAAGTGGGATCGAAACGAGCGACCTGTTCCCGCACCTCGCGAAGCAGATCGACGACGTCGCGCTCGTTCGCTCGATGCACACGAGCCACTCGAACCACTACAACGCCACGCTCGGCATGCACACCGGGTCGTTCGCGTTCGCGCGGCCGAGCATCGGCTCGTGGCTCAGTTACGGTCTCGGCACCTCGAACCGCAACCTGCCGTCGTTCCTCGTCCTCGCCCCGCAAATGCCCTACGCCGGCACGCAGGTGTGGGCCGCCGACTTCCTTCCGGGGGCGCACCAGGGCACCCGGGTTGTGCCCGGGGCGGAACCCGTCGCCAACCTCAAGCGCCGTGTGCCCACAGAGAAACGCCAGGAACTGGAACTCGACGCGCTAAAGGCGCTCAACGAGGTTCACCAGGCCGAGCGCGCAGACGACCCGAAGCTCGCCGCGCGTATCAAGTCATTTGAAACGGCCGCCGGGATGCAGTCCGAGATGCCCGCCGCGCTCGACCTCTCGAAAGAAACCGACGAGACTCTGGCCCTCTACGGGCTGAAGCGCGGCCAGCAGGACGGGTTCGGCTGGCAGTGCCTCGTCGCACGGCGGCTGGTCGAACGCGGCGTGCGCTTCGTGGAACTGATTCACACCGGGTCGAGCGGGAACTGGGACTCGCACGGGAACATGGCCGATCACGGTCGGCTCGCCGCGCAGGTCGATCAGCCGATGGCGGGTCTCATTCAAGACCTGAAGCGAGTCGGGCTGTTCGACGACGTGCTGGTGGTGTGGACGACGGAGTTCGGCCGCACGCCGTTCAACAACACCGCGGACAACCCCGGCCGCGAGCACCACAACTGGGCGTTCAGTTCGTGGCTCGCGGGCGCCGGTGTGAAACGCGGAATCGCCTACGGCACCACCGATGAACACGGGATCAAGACCGCGGAGAAGCCCGTTCACGTTCACGACTTCCACGCAACGATCCTGCACCTGATGGGCCTCGACCACGAGAAGCTGACCTACCGCCACGCGGGCCGCGACTACCGCCTCACCGACGTGTCGGGCGAAGTGGTGACGGGCGTGCTGTCCTGA
- a CDS encoding DUF1553 domain-containing protein → MTLPSRWVVAFLAALGTHPIAAAADPVEHFESKVRPVLVRHCIKCHGPEKQRGGLRLDSKAGWQTGGESGPAIKPGKPDESPLVKAVRGADGAAQMPPNAKLSAAEVAALVQWVKDGAVDPRDGGPARLGGVTVAEAKAWWAFQQVKRPAVPKGAANPIDAFIGAKLAAQKLTLSPPADKRTLIRRATYDLTGLPPTQEEVDAFVKDTTPDAFAKVVDRLLASPAYGERWGRHWLDLVRYADTAGENSDHPLPHAWRYRNWVIDAFNRDAPYDEFLRDQIAGDIRAQQGPPDQYASRVVATGFLALARRFGHDIDKDIHLTYEDTIDTVGKAFLGLTIGCARCHDHKYDAISAKDYYALYGIFDSTKLAFPGCEPQQRPRDLVPLVPQAEWDRVVKPYRDKLANVDSQLKQLRGEQTKLVQALKASAAKTGSVLARGEISDGGEQSFEKLPPEIEVRAGQFFQLSVTPMKNHGADSTLVEWDISEVGGKERRWNLTADVLDDLLAGNPHADKHGNAKTWWFLDTRDGPLPLPEAVRNVSGKSGLHGWRNGDTPSVFVNVANEPAAVWTKLPGRSVFVHPGPNGNVAVGWLSPVNGKVRITGRVKDAHPGGPDGVGWVIERFATDVGSDLRALATVSEKRQALERDRAALVANAPAQDVAFAAVEAQPHDAKMHLRGDPEKLGPVVPRRWLEVFGGEPLPPKAGSGRLELAGWITAKNNPLTARVMVNRIWLHHFGKGLVKTPNDFGTRGTPPTHPELLDWLAAEFQEGPPLPEGKGGEQEKQPTPNPSLKGGEKDLRNSYASRESKEATRAVTPLPEGRVGGVGSSPWSIKHLHRRIMLSATYQQASVARPDAAGIDANNDLYWRFDRRRLSGEELRDSLLVVSGQLDRKPGAAHPFPPETSWSYSQHVPFSTFYESDKRSVYLVSLRNRRHPFLGLFDGADPNATTPQRQDTTVPTQALYFLNDPFFHAQAEKAAGRSLAKPEEARLDELFRLAFQRAPTAKDREVAAAFLTRYTASLSDTPPADRTKTAWAALARIMLASNEFLYLD, encoded by the coding sequence ATGACACTGCCGTCGCGCTGGGTTGTCGCGTTCCTCGCCGCGTTGGGCACGCACCCGATCGCCGCTGCGGCGGACCCGGTCGAACACTTCGAATCGAAGGTGCGGCCGGTGCTCGTCCGGCACTGCATCAAGTGCCACGGGCCGGAGAAACAGCGCGGCGGCTTGCGGCTCGACTCCAAAGCCGGCTGGCAAACGGGCGGCGAGAGCGGCCCGGCGATCAAGCCGGGCAAACCCGACGAGAGCCCGCTCGTCAAGGCGGTCCGGGGCGCCGACGGTGCGGCGCAGATGCCTCCGAACGCGAAACTCTCCGCCGCGGAGGTCGCCGCACTCGTGCAATGGGTGAAGGACGGCGCGGTCGATCCGCGCGACGGCGGCCCGGCGCGACTTGGCGGCGTAACCGTTGCCGAAGCCAAAGCGTGGTGGGCGTTCCAACAAGTGAAACGCCCGGCCGTACCGAAGGGCGCGGCCAACCCGATCGATGCGTTTATTGGGGCGAAGCTCGCCGCCCAGAAGTTGACGCTGTCGCCGCCCGCGGACAAGCGCACGCTGATCCGCCGCGCGACCTACGACCTCACCGGCCTCCCGCCGACGCAAGAAGAAGTCGATGCGTTCGTGAAAGACACCACGCCCGATGCGTTCGCGAAGGTGGTCGATCGGCTGCTCGCGTCGCCGGCGTACGGCGAGCGGTGGGGCCGGCACTGGCTCGACCTCGTTCGGTACGCCGACACCGCCGGCGAAAACAGCGACCACCCGCTCCCGCACGCGTGGCGGTACCGGAACTGGGTGATCGACGCCTTCAACCGCGACGCCCCTTACGACGAGTTCCTCCGCGATCAAATTGCCGGCGACATCCGCGCGCAGCAGGGGCCGCCCGATCAGTACGCGTCGCGGGTCGTCGCGACCGGCTTCCTCGCGCTCGCGCGCCGCTTCGGTCACGACATCGATAAGGACATTCACCTCACCTACGAGGACACGATCGACACCGTGGGCAAGGCGTTTCTCGGCCTCACCATCGGCTGTGCCCGCTGTCACGACCACAAGTATGACGCGATCAGCGCGAAGGACTATTACGCGCTGTACGGCATCTTCGACAGCACGAAACTCGCGTTCCCCGGCTGCGAACCGCAACAGCGCCCGCGCGATCTCGTCCCGCTCGTGCCGCAAGCCGAGTGGGACCGCGTGGTGAAGCCGTACCGGGACAAACTTGCCAACGTTGACTCTCAGCTCAAGCAACTCCGCGGCGAGCAAACCAAACTCGTGCAGGCGCTGAAAGCGAGCGCGGCGAAGACCGGGAGCGTTCTGGCGCGGGGCGAGATCTCCGACGGCGGGGAGCAGTCGTTCGAGAAACTCCCGCCCGAGATCGAGGTTCGCGCGGGCCAGTTTTTTCAACTGTCCGTGACGCCGATGAAGAACCACGGCGCGGACTCCACACTGGTCGAATGGGACATTTCCGAGGTCGGCGGTAAGGAGCGGCGCTGGAACCTCACTGCGGACGTCCTCGACGACCTGCTCGCGGGCAACCCACACGCTGACAAGCACGGCAACGCGAAGACCTGGTGGTTCCTCGACACGCGCGACGGGCCGTTGCCCCTCCCGGAGGCGGTGCGCAACGTGTCCGGTAAGTCCGGCCTGCACGGCTGGCGGAACGGCGATACGCCGTCCGTGTTCGTTAACGTGGCGAACGAGCCCGCGGCAGTGTGGACGAAACTCCCGGGGCGGTCCGTGTTCGTACACCCCGGCCCGAACGGTAACGTCGCGGTCGGCTGGCTCAGCCCGGTTAATGGTAAGGTGCGCATCACGGGGCGTGTGAAAGACGCGCACCCGGGCGGCCCGGACGGCGTGGGCTGGGTGATCGAACGCTTCGCGACCGACGTCGGTTCCGACCTCCGCGCCCTCGCAACCGTTTCCGAAAAGCGACAGGCCCTCGAACGCGATCGGGCCGCGCTGGTCGCGAACGCGCCCGCACAGGACGTCGCGTTCGCGGCGGTCGAGGCCCAGCCGCACGACGCGAAAATGCACCTGCGGGGTGATCCGGAAAAGCTCGGACCGGTCGTGCCGCGGCGCTGGCTCGAAGTCTTCGGCGGCGAACCGCTGCCCCCGAAAGCCGGGAGCGGGCGGTTGGAACTGGCCGGTTGGATCACAGCGAAAAACAATCCGCTCACGGCGCGCGTGATGGTCAACCGCATCTGGCTGCACCACTTCGGCAAGGGGTTGGTGAAGACACCGAACGACTTCGGCACACGCGGCACCCCGCCGACGCACCCGGAGCTGCTCGACTGGCTGGCGGCGGAGTTTCAGGAAGGGCCGCCCCTTCCTGAAGGGAAGGGAGGGGAGCAAGAGAAGCAACCCACTCCCAACCCCTCCCTGAAGGGAGGGGAGAAAGACCTTCGGAACTCTTACGCTTCGAGAGAGTCTAAGGAGGCGACCCGCGCCGTCACCCCCCTCCCTGAAGGGAGGGTCGGGGGGGTGGGTTCTTCCCCCTGGAGCATCAAACACCTGCACCGCCGGATCATGCTCTCCGCGACCTACCAACAGGCCAGCGTGGCACGCCCGGATGCGGCCGGAATCGACGCGAACAACGACCTTTACTGGCGCTTCGACCGCCGCAGACTGAGTGGCGAGGAACTCCGCGACAGCCTGCTGGTGGTCAGTGGGCAACTCGACCGCAAGCCGGGCGCGGCGCACCCGTTCCCGCCCGAAACGAGCTGGAGCTACTCGCAGCACGTACCGTTCAGCACCTTCTACGAGTCGGACAAGCGGAGCGTGTACCTCGTCAGCTTGCGGAACCGCCGGCACCCGTTCCTCGGGCTGTTCGACGGAGCCGACCCGAACGCGACCACGCCACAGCGGCAGGACACGACCGTCCCGACGCAGGCGCTGTACTTCCTGAACGATCCGTTCTTCCACGCACAAGCCGAGAAGGCGGCCGGTCGGTCTCTCGCCAAGCCCGAAGAGGCGCGGCTCGACGAGTTGTTCCGGCTCGCGTTCCAGCGCGCCCCCACCGCGAAGGATCGCGAAGTCGCGGCTGCATTCCTGACGCGCTACACGGCCTCGCTCAGCGACACTCCGCCCGCGGACCGCACGAAGACCGCGTGGGCCGCGCTCGCCCGAATTATGCTCGCGAGTAACGAGTTCCTCTATCTGGATTGA
- a CDS encoding dipeptidase: MRPMIDAHLDLALNALNYNRDLFLSVAELREVEKEFTDIKGRGRNTLTFPELKRCRVPVCVATLLARSGPDAATRLGFQRADIDYATQHIAYSHCYGSLGYYRLLEAQGHLKFIHTRTELAAHWKAWEANPDGTPLGIILSMEGADPIVTPEQVAHWFALGLRAVGPAHYGRGQYAYGTATDGPMTPAGVQLLKEFMKAGMILDVTHLSDQSFWTAMDVYDGPMLASHHNLRTLVPGDRQLTDEQVKELIKRNAVIGSAFDAWMMYPGWVRGKTQPEVVGLEAIVDHMDRICQFAGNTKHVALGTDLDGGFGTEQTPRDLDTITDVHKLEDILARRGYSAADIDGIFYGNWLRFFGSALPA; encoded by the coding sequence ATGCGCCCCATGATCGACGCCCACCTCGACCTCGCCCTTAACGCTCTGAACTACAATCGCGACCTCTTCCTCTCGGTCGCGGAGCTCCGGGAAGTGGAAAAGGAGTTCACCGACATCAAGGGCCGCGGCCGGAACACGCTCACCTTCCCTGAACTGAAGCGGTGCCGGGTGCCGGTGTGCGTCGCCACGCTGCTCGCGCGCAGCGGCCCGGACGCCGCCACGCGGCTCGGCTTCCAGCGCGCCGACATCGACTACGCCACCCAGCACATCGCCTACTCGCACTGCTACGGCTCGCTCGGGTACTACCGGCTCCTCGAAGCGCAGGGGCACCTGAAGTTCATTCACACCCGAACCGAACTCGCGGCCCATTGGAAAGCGTGGGAGGCGAACCCGGACGGCACGCCACTCGGCATCATCCTCAGCATGGAAGGCGCCGACCCCATCGTGACGCCGGAGCAAGTCGCCCACTGGTTCGCGCTCGGGTTGCGTGCGGTCGGCCCGGCGCACTACGGCCGCGGCCAGTACGCCTATGGCACGGCCACCGACGGCCCGATGACCCCGGCCGGCGTACAGCTCCTCAAAGAGTTCATGAAGGCCGGGATGATCCTCGACGTGACGCACCTGTCCGACCAGTCGTTCTGGACCGCGATGGACGTCTACGACGGCCCGATGCTCGCGAGCCACCACAACCTCCGCACCCTCGTGCCCGGCGACCGGCAGCTCACCGACGAACAGGTGAAGGAACTCATCAAGCGGAACGCGGTGATCGGCTCAGCGTTCGACGCGTGGATGATGTACCCCGGCTGGGTGCGCGGCAAGACACAACCGGAGGTGGTGGGGCTGGAGGCGATCGTCGATCACATGGACCGCATCTGCCAGTTCGCCGGGAACACGAAGCACGTCGCGCTCGGCACCGACCTCGACGGCGGCTTCGGCACCGAGCAAACGCCCCGCGACCTCGACACCATCACCGACGTTCACAAGCTCGAAGACATCCTGGCCCGCCGCGGGTACAGTGCCGCGGACATCGACGGCATCTTCTACGGCAACTGGCTGCGGTTCTTCGGCTCGGCGCTGCCGGCGTGA
- a CDS encoding Gfo/Idh/MocA family protein, with translation MPRRITRRRALQAGTAGTLGYLFTGTNLSVSRVYGANEKIRVAGIGIGGKGSSDIEQAAKFMDVVALCDIDEERLNGRAKTWPSAKKYFDYRKLLDEMAKEIDAVTVSTADHSHAPAAVLAMRAGKHVYCQKPLTHTVFEARVMREVAAKEKVCTQMGNQGSALSGLRRAVELIHAGTLGTIREAHVWTNRPAQYWKQSPDITARPKDAPVPKFVHWEEWIGPAPMRPYAVAFSPRPAYHPHDWRGYWDFGTGALGDMACHTANMAFRALKLEAPIAVTAAAGEINPETYPAWAHIQYLFGARGDMPPCTLHWYEGKRDGQKVLPPEELLAKLLKKGEKLSDSGSILVGDKGVLFSPNDYGAKFRLTPEKDFTGIQTAKPEKGAEGVDSEKDNDLYMKQEWAEAIKAGKPGLAYSNFDIAGRLTETMLLGNIAVRFAGKKLDWDTAKLQFTNSGEAQKYVSKEYRKGWDFLTKS, from the coding sequence ATGCCCCGCCGCATCACCCGCCGCCGCGCGCTTCAAGCCGGAACCGCCGGCACCCTCGGCTACCTCTTCACCGGTACCAACCTCTCCGTCAGCCGCGTTTACGGCGCCAACGAGAAGATCCGCGTCGCCGGGATCGGCATCGGCGGCAAGGGGTCAAGCGACATCGAACAGGCCGCCAAGTTCATGGACGTCGTCGCGCTCTGTGACATCGACGAGGAGCGCCTCAACGGCCGCGCCAAGACCTGGCCGTCCGCGAAGAAGTACTTCGACTACCGGAAACTGCTCGACGAAATGGCCAAGGAGATCGACGCCGTCACCGTCTCCACCGCCGACCACTCGCACGCGCCGGCGGCGGTGCTGGCGATGCGCGCCGGCAAACACGTGTACTGCCAGAAGCCGCTGACGCACACCGTCTTCGAGGCCCGCGTGATGCGCGAGGTCGCGGCGAAGGAGAAGGTCTGCACGCAGATGGGCAACCAGGGGTCCGCGCTCAGCGGCCTGCGCCGGGCGGTGGAGCTGATCCACGCCGGCACGCTCGGAACGATCCGCGAGGCGCACGTGTGGACGAACCGCCCGGCGCAATACTGGAAGCAGTCCCCGGACATCACCGCCCGGCCGAAAGACGCGCCGGTGCCCAAGTTCGTCCACTGGGAAGAGTGGATCGGCCCGGCGCCGATGCGCCCCTACGCCGTGGCGTTCTCCCCGCGCCCCGCGTACCACCCGCACGACTGGCGCGGCTACTGGGACTTCGGCACCGGCGCCCTCGGCGACATGGCCTGCCACACCGCGAACATGGCGTTCCGCGCGCTGAAGCTCGAAGCGCCGATCGCCGTGACCGCCGCGGCCGGCGAGATCAACCCGGAGACCTACCCGGCGTGGGCGCACATCCAGTACCTGTTCGGCGCGCGGGGCGATATGCCCCCCTGCACGCTCCACTGGTACGAGGGCAAGCGCGACGGGCAGAAGGTGCTGCCGCCCGAAGAGCTGCTCGCGAAGCTGCTCAAGAAGGGCGAAAAGCTCTCCGACAGCGGCTCCATCCTCGTCGGGGACAAGGGCGTGCTGTTCAGCCCGAACGATTACGGCGCGAAGTTCCGGCTCACCCCGGAAAAGGACTTCACCGGCATCCAAACGGCGAAGCCGGAGAAGGGCGCGGAGGGCGTGGATAGCGAAAAGGACAACGACCTGTACATGAAGCAGGAATGGGCCGAGGCGATCAAGGCCGGCAAGCCGGGGCTGGCGTACTCGAACTTCGACATCGCCGGCCGGCTCACCGAAACGATGCTCCTCGGGAACATCGCGGTTCGCTTTGCGGGCAAGAAGCTGGACTGGGACACGGCAAAGCTGCAGTTCACCAACTCCGGCGAGGCGCAGAAGTACGTGAGCAAAGAGTACCGCAAGGGCTGGGACTTTTTGACCAAGAGCTGA